CCCGATGATATTCTGGGCTCCTACGGCGCCGATACCGCCCGCTTTTTCGTTTTGTCGGACTCGCCACCGGACCGCGACGTGATCTGGTCGGAAGCCGGTATCGAAGGCTCGCATCGCTTCGTCCAGCGGCTTTGGCGGCTGGTTTCCGAGGCTGCCGACGTGCTGAGAACGTCTGCATCGACTCCGGCTAAGGATGGTGCGGGCAGGGCAGTTTCTCAAGCTGCCCACAAGACCTTGCAGGCTGTCGGTGCCGATCTGGACAAACTGGCCTTCAACAAGGCTGTGGCGCGGATCTACGAGTTGCTCAACACTCTGGCAGCGCCGCTGACGCAGGTGGCATCCGGAAACGCAGATACCAGCTTCGTCGCTGCGGTGCGCAACGCCACGGAAATACTGATCCAGATCATTGCTCCAATGATGCCGCATCTGGCAGAAGAATGCTGGGCGGTGTTGGGCCATTCCGGAATGGTGTCGCAAGCAGACTGGCCGGTTTTCCACGCTGAATTGGTGGCTGAAAACGAAGTGGTCATGCCGGTGCAAATCAACGGCAAGAAGAAGGCCGAATTGACAATCGGTCGCGATGCGGATCAGAATGCCGTCAGCCAAGCGGTGCTCGATCTGGATGCCGTCAAAGCCGCTCTTCAAGGGCAAACGCCTAAGAAGATCATTGTGGTTCCGCAGAGGATTGTGAACATTGTCGTCTGATTCACGCGTAAATCTATCCCGTCGCGCGGTTCTTGCCGCGTCCGTTGGTCTGCTTGGCGCCCTCGCGGGTTGTCAGGTCAGGCCGCTCTATGGGGAGGCTCTTGGCACCCGTAAGCTGATGGCCTCCATTGGCTTCTCTCCAGCAACGGACAGGGTGGGGCAGGAGGTTCGCAACCGATTGATCTTCCTCGCCGCTGGCGGGCAGGGCGAGCCGGCGCATCCTGAATATCTCGTCACCCTGGTCGTTCATACCGACACGACGGAAGTCCTGATCAACGAAAGTACCGACCGTGCGACAGCCGGTCGCGTGACAGTCAGCGCAGACTATACATTGAAGAAGGCAAGTGACCTTTCGGTTATGCGTATTGCCCATCGCCAGTCCGTCGCGCTGGTTGATTTTCCGACCCAGGAGTTTGCCAAGCTTCGCGCTGTAAGAGATGCTGAAAATCGCGCTGCGCGGGAATTGGCAGAGTTGATCTCTGCAGATTTGGCTAGCCTGCTGGTTCGTAAATAATAAACGCGGGTTTTGCCAACATGGAGAGCCCGGTATCCTTCGATAGGATGTGCATGAAATCGCAATGGCACAGCGCTATGGTTTGCTTGGGATCACATTGAACCAGACAATCATAGACATCCTTCAATCCGCTTGTCTCTTTGGAAAACCGATTCTACTTTCACTGACAAACTCCAGGGCATCATGCGTTTAATCAAACGCATGATGCCCTATCACTTTAAATTTGCTGCACTGCCTGTCTGATACACGGTCAAGCGGAGAGACTTGAAGCCCATGGTTGAAGTCAAGTCACACGAATTCGATGGCTTTCTGCAAAAATCAGTCCGCCACTACAAGATGTTTCTGGTCTATGGCCCGGATGTTGGCCTTGTGGCGGAGCGCGCGGCAGCCCTTGCCAAATCGACTGGCG
The Allorhizobium ampelinum S4 genome window above contains:
- the lptE gene encoding LPS assembly lipoprotein LptE encodes the protein MSSDSRVNLSRRAVLAASVGLLGALAGCQVRPLYGEALGTRKLMASIGFSPATDRVGQEVRNRLIFLAAGGQGEPAHPEYLVTLVVHTDTTEVLINESTDRATAGRVTVSADYTLKKASDLSVMRIAHRQSVALVDFPTQEFAKLRAVRDAENRAARELAELISADLASLLVRK